From Fusobacterium varium:
GAGATAGCTTCTCCTGCTTGTCTGATTGATTTGAATCCTGGTGTAACTGGAGTTCCTAGATAGAACATACCATCATGTCCAGCTCCTGCTTTTATTGCTCTTTGGTCATCAAAATAGAATCCTGTTTTTCCTGCAGAACATACTACATCTACAATTTTCATAATTAATCCTCCTAAGATTTTAAATTATGTGGGAATTTTTCAATTCCCACTTTCTTCTTAATTATATATATAATCTATTTCCAACATAATTGCAACCAATATTTAAAAATTGATTTTCTAAATTATTTTCCATTTATCATATCAATTTTACAATATATTTCTTACATTTTTTGTTCAATAATCAAATTAATTGTTTTTCATATGCTCAGTTTCAGGTCTTCCAATAAGTGTTCCTTTTCCTACTGCAAATATATCATCAACAGTCATTTGGAATCCAACTGCTCTTCCTTCAAATTTAGCTCTTTCTTCTAATTGAGCTAAGTTAAAGTCTACTAACTCTTTACTTAATGGAACATTTCCAACAGCTAGGTATCTTACTTTACCTACGTTGTCTCTAGCTGGCATCATTTTACCTGCATTGTATTTAGATGGAGCGAATGGAACGTCTAGTACACCTTGTTCGAAAGCTTTAACTACACCAACAGCCCAGTCTCCTTCTCCTAATTCTAATACTTTATTTAAAATACATTTAGTTTCAGCTTTAATAATTTCAATTTCTTTTGCTAATTCTGGAGACATTGATAATTGTTGTCCTTTAAGAAGATTAAGAACCATTTTTGTAGCTTTAATTCCCATTGCATTAGCTTCTTTTGTAGGAACTCCAATTGCCTCATGAGGAGTTTTAACAATAACTTTTGTAGCTCCAGCAAGAGCAGCAGCAGAAGCACCATTAGAAATAACTCCAAATGCTTTAGCTTCATCTTCTGGGAATCCTCCCATCCATTGATGGAATACAGTTGTTAAATCAATATCATTATATCCATATTCTTTGAAATACTCTTCTCCTTGCTCAGTTAATGCTCTAATAGCAGCAACGTCTTGGATTAAGTTTCCACATTGTCCATATCCTAAAGTAATATTTTTAACTCCTTGTTCAGCAGCTAGTAATCCTTCAAGAATTCCAACAGCATTTGACATTGATGGTGGAACTAATGTACCAGTTAATGGTCCAAATGGTTCTCTGTTAATTGATACTCCATGCTCTTCATACCATCCAACTAGTCTGTCAACATATTGCCAGTCAATTAATGTTTTTTCTAGAGAAACTGATTTAGCATAAGGAACGTTATAACTGATTCCTCCACCCTCATCAGAAGTATATCCTGCTGCAATCATGATTTCAGAAAGTAATCTTGCATCTGGAGTTCCATGTCTCATTTGTAGAGGTAAATCAATAGCTTCAACAACTTGTCTACATCCAGTAACTCCATGGTTTACACCTGGGAATCCATTAAGAAGTGATCTTCCAGCTTTTTTAGATTCTTCTATTCCTTTTTCACAATTTTCATATTTATTTTGTCTTGTATAAGAGTCAATAGTTGATGGAAGTAAATCTGCTCCTCCAACTTTGTCTAAGTAGTCTAATAATTCTATATGTTGTTCTATTAAAGCAACCCCTGCTCTAGGTTGAGCTAGAGTAATTCCTGCATTTTTAGCATCTACTAATTTTTTAGAGAAGCTTTTTGATTCTGGTAACGCTTTATGATAAGCCACAGCTTCTTCTAAGTTCACTTCTTTACCTGTAGGCCATCCTTTTAAAACTTCTTCTCTCATTTCGAAGAACTCTTCTTCAGTCCATTTCTTAAATCTAAGTTTCATATTTAAATATTCCTCCTTATAATTTCTTATACTTCGACTAGATATTTTTTCATTATTCTAACAGCTAAATTTGGATAATCCTGAGCTAACAGTCCCATTGATGACAATATATATGTTTTATCTACAAGAAATTTTGGTGACATTGGTTTTAAGTGAACAGGATCTTGCTCATTAAAATTTCCAGCTTTCAATATTCCTTGAGGGTTCAAACTATGAATAATAACTCCTCCTGTACCAATAACATAAGGTGCATCAGTCAAATCCTTTCCACTTTGATTAAACATCGTTCCCATTGGAGTATAAACACATTCTAATACTCCACAGTGTCTTGTCATTGCTATTTCAGTAGCTGCCATTGCCATTGCCTCATCAAATCTAATTTCTTCTTCATTTTGAGGCACCATCTTGATGTGGTCATGTCTATATTTACATGCAGCTTTTACATCAATCTGTTTTAATGAATCGTGTAAATAGTTTCTGATTTTTCTTGTTCCTGCTGCTTCTAAAAGAGCTACTGATGAATATCTCATTCCAAGATCTCCTTCTACAGTTCTTTTAGCATATGGTTCTTCTAAACCTTTTATCATGATAGATGGTTTTGTAGGTTCTCCTTTAGCTATTGAGTGAACATCTGTTGTAGCTCCTCCAATATCTACTACTATTAAATCTCCTATTCCATCTTCATCATCAGTACCTTCCGCAAGTACCTCAGCAGCTTTTAAAACTGCTGCTGGTGTAGGCATCAGTATACCTTTTATAAATTCCTCTGCATTTTTCATTCCTTTAGCTTCTACTATTCTGTTCATAAAAACTTTTCTAATCTCTTCACGAGAAGGTTCAACATTTAGTTTATTTATGACAGGCATTACATTTTCTGTTACAAAATAGTCTATTTCAGCCTCTTTGAAAATAGCTTCCACCTGGTCAATAGCTGCTTTATTACCTGCAACTACAACTGGCACATCAAGTTTATGCTCTGCAATCATTTTAGCATTATGAATGATACAGTCTTTATTCCCACCATCTGTTCCACCAGCTAATAATATTATGTCCAGAGGAGTAGCTCTGATTTCTTCAAGCTCTCTGTGATTTAGTTCATAAGCATATGTCTTTATTACTCTTGCTCCAGCTCCTAGAGCAGCTTTTTTAGCAGCTTCGGCTGTAAGTTCAGGTACAAGACCTATAGCTACCATTTTCAATCCACCAGCGGCAGATGAACAGGCAGTTTTACTTACAAACTCTACAGAATCAAAATTAACCTTTTCATTTATTGCAGATTTTAACTTCTCATAAGCTTTATTAAATCCAATCATGATATCTTCTTCAACTGTAGTAATATCCTTTGCTGTCGCTAAAATAACTTCATTATCCATATCTATAGCAGTAAGTTTAGTATAAGTACTACCAAAATCTATGGCTAGATAAACTTTCATAACAACCACTCTCTTTTATTGTAAAATATTTTTGAAAAATTTCAGTTGACTAAGATTAAGCAATTCCTAAATCTTTCTTTAAATCTTCTGTTGTATCTTCGATAGGAGTTCCTGGTCTGTAAACTCTATCAAATCCCATATCTTTAAATCTTTTTTCTACTTCTTCCCAAACTTGTTTTCCAACAACAATGTTTCCACCTACATAAAGGATGATGTCATTAAGTCCTGCTTCTTTACATTTTTCTCTCATTCCTTGACAATCTAGTTCCCCATGCCCATATAAAGAAGAAACTATTATAGCATCAGCACTAGTTTCAACAGCTGCGTTGATAAAGTCAGCTTGTGGTGATAAAACTCCAATGTTTACTACTTCAAATCCATTAGACTCTAAAACGTGATGAATAATTTTGTTTCCAACTGCATGACAGTCTGATCCAATAACTCCAATTACAACTTTTTTTCCATTTTTTTCCATGAAAAATAGCCTCCTCTGTGTATGATATTTAAACTTTAATAATAATATACCTCTTTTTTGTAAAAAATCAAGCATTATTAATAATATGAATGATAAAAATTTATTTTTTTAATCACATATATCAAACTCACTATTTTCTACCATTTTGTTAAATATTTGTTAATTTTTTTCAATTACTAATTAACAGATTTCAATTTTGAGTTATATTTCTTTTTTTATGTTGTAAAAAATATATTTCAAAATTATAAAAAATATATGTTTTTTTTTATTTTTGAATAGAAAGTACTCAAGACAAGGTTTTTAATTAATATTTTTTTTGATTATTTACTTTACATAATTTTTTTCAAACAAATATTTTTTAAATTGAATTAAAAAAATATCCTTGCTTTTTCTTTAATAACCTTTATACATCTATGTTTTTCAATGAAACTCCTGTTAGTTAAATTTGATTTTTTTAAGAATATGTGTTATAATATCTTGAAAATAAATTATACTAGCTAATGTAGGGGAGTGGGTTTTTGTCCACTCCCTCTTTAGTAGTTATCTTGAAAGCGAGGTGAATACATACTTTATGGAAAAAAATAACAAGGAAAATATTTTGAAAAAAATTGAAACCATTGTTACACCAGTAATAAATGAAATGAAATTATCGCTTGTTGATATTGAATACCTTCAAGATGGAGGTTATTGGTATGTGAGAATATATGTCGAAAATCTGGAAGGTGATATAACTCTTGAAGATTGCGCAGCTATCAGCAATAAAATAGATGAAGACATAGATAAACTCATTGAACAAAGATTCTTTTTAGAAGTATCTTCTCCAGGGATTGAAAGACCTCTGAAAAAAATAGAAGACTATATCAGATTCAAAGGAGAAAAAGCCAAACTAAGTCTTAAACATAAAGTTGATGAAAAGAAAAACTTTGAAGGAATAATTGCAGACTGTAAAGATGGTATTATACATTTAGAAGTAGAAGATGAAAAAATAATGGAAATTCCCTTTTCAGAAGTAAGAAAAGCCAATCTTGTTTATGAATTTGAAGAATTTTAATAGAATTTTCAGGAGGTAATGAAAATAATATGAAGAGTAAAGACGCTAAAGTTTTTTTAGAAGCCCTAGATGAATTAGAAAGAGAAAAAGGAATAAGCAAAGAAAATCTTCTTTTGACTGTTGAACAAGCTCTTTTGGCAGCTTACAAAAAAAATCATGGTGAAGAGGAAAATGTAGAAGTTGAAATCAACAGAGAAACTGGTGATGTAAAACTTTATGAGGTTAAAACTGTTGTAGAAACTGAAGACCTTTATGATGCTGCTATTGAAATTTCTCTTGATGATGCTCAAGAAATTAAAAAGAGAGCTAAAGTTGGTGACATTGTAAGAATAGAAATCAATTGTGAAGAATTCAGAAGAAACGCTATTCAAAATGGAAAACAAATTGTTATCCAAAAAGTAAGGGAAGCTGAAAGACAATATATTTATGACAGATTTAAAGGAAAAGAAAATGATATTATTAATGGTATCATAAGAAGAATTGATGAAAAGAAAAATATTTTTGTTGAATTTGATGGTATAGAAGCTATTCTTCCAACAACTGAACAATCACCAGCAGATACTTACAGAGTAGGAGAAAGACTTAAAGTATTCCTTGCAGAAGTTGAAAAAACCAATAAATTCCCTAAAATAGTTATATCTAGAAAACATGAAGGATTATTAAAAAAATTATTTGAACTTGAAATACCAGAAATCACATCTGGATTGATAGAAATTAAAGCAGTTGCAAGAGAAGCTGGTTCTAGAGCTAAAGTTGCTGTATATTCAGCTGATCCTAATATTGATACTGTTGGGGCATGTATAGGACAAAAAGGTCTTAGAATAAAAAATATTGTCAATGAACTAAACGGCGAAAAAATAGATATTGTCATCTGGAAAGAATCTGTTGAAGAATTTGTTTCAGCAGTATTAAGTCCAGCTAAAGTAAAAAGTGTTGAAGTTATTGAGGCTGAAAATACAGCAAGAGTTATTGTTGATAATTCACAATTATCTCTAGCTATTGGTAAAAATGGTCAAAATGCTAGACTTGCTGCCAAATTAACTGGCATGAGAGTTGATATAAAAACTGAAAATAGTTCTAAGGATGATTCTTTAGAAGGAGAACAAAGTGAGTAATCAGGATTTTCCAGAAAGAACTTGTTTAATTTGTAAGGATAAAAAAGATAAAAAAGATTTATTCAGACTGGTTAAAACAGGGGAAGATAAGTATGTTTTTGATGAAAAACAGAAGCAGCAAAGCAGAGGCTACTATGTCTGTAAAACTCATGAATGTCTTCAAAGGCTAGCCAAGCATAAGAAGATAAAAATGAACACAGATGACCTGATGAAGATGTTGAATCTTTTGAAAAAGGGAGAAAAGGACTATTTGAATATTTTGAAAGCAATGAAAAATTCACAAGTTTTATCTTTTGGAATGAATATGGTTTTAGATGAGATAGAACATACTCATTTTTTAGTTCTGGCACAGGATATAAGCGAAAAAAATGAAAAAAAACTTTTGCTTAAAGCTAAAGAATTAAATATAAACTTTGTTTATTTTGGAAATAAAAATCAACTTGGAGATATTTTTGGCAAAGATGAAGTAAGTGTTGTTGGTGTCAAAAATAAAAAAATAGCCCGTGGCCTCATAAATTAACCTAATTTAGGAGGTAATTAATGAAAGTAAGAGTACATGAATTAGCTAAAAAATATGATATGGGAAATAAAGAATTTTTAAATCTTTTAAAGGATGATATTAAAATTACAGTTTCTTCTCATCTCTCTGGTTTAGCTGAAGAAGATGTGAAAAAAATAGATAAATATTTTAAAAATATAAATAATAAAGAAGAAGTAATTGTGAAGCCTGAAAAAACGACTTCAAATGGAAAAGGAGATAGTTTGAATAAAAAGGTTGTAGAAGTAGAAACAGATGATGATATATTTGAAGAAGAAGGATTAGGTAATGGTAAAAAATCTCAGCAAATAAAAATTGGAAAAGATAAGAAAAACTGGAAGGGAGCTAAACCAGCTTCTGGAGAAAAATCTAATGAAGATGAAAAATCTAAAAAAAATAAAAAGAAAAAAGGAAGAAGAACTGACTTTGTTATGAAAACAGTTGAGAATACTGGTTCTGAAACTATTGAAGAGGATGGAGTAAAAATAATTAAAGTAAGAGGAGAAATCACTTTAGGTGATTTTGCATCAAGACTTGGTGTAGGAAGTGCTGAAATAATAAAAAAACTTTTCCTTAAGGGACAAATGCTTACTATCAACAGTCCCATATCAATGGAAATGGCTGAAGAAATAGCTATGGATTATGATGCATTAGTTGAAAAGGAAGAAGAAGTAGAATTAGAATTTGGAGAAAAATTTGCTCTTGAACTTGAAGATAAAGATGAAGATCTTGTTGAAAGACCACCTGTAATAACTATCATGGGACACGTTGACCATGGTAAAACATCATTACTAGACGCCATTAGAGCAAGTAATGTAGTATCTGGAGAAGATGGTGGAATCACTCAAAAAATTGGTGCTTATCAAGTTATCAAGAGTGGTAAAAAAATCACTTTTGTTGATACTCCTGGACATGAAGCTTTTACTGATATGAGAGCCAGAGGAGCACAAGTTACTGATATTGCTATATTAGTTGTTGCTGCAGATGATGGAGTTATGCCGCAAACAATTGAAGCTCTATCACATGCAAAAGCTGCTAATGTTCCTATTATTGTTGCAGTTAATAAAATTGATAAACCAGAGGCTAATCCTCAAAAAGTAAAACAAGAACTCATGGAACATGGACTTGTTTCTATTGAATGGGGAGGAGATACTGAATTTGTTGAAGTATCTGCTAAAAAACAATTAAATCTTGATACATTGCTTGATACTATACTTATCACAGCTGAAATTCTTGAACTTAAAGCTAACCCTAAAAAAAGAGCTAAGGGAGTTGTTCTTGAATCAAAACTTGACCCTAAAGTTGGGCCTATTGCGGATATACTTGTTCAAGAAGGTACATTAAAAATAGGTGATGTCATAGTTGCTGGAGAAGTTTATGGTAAAGTAAGAGCATTAATTAATGATAGAGGAGAAAGAGTAGAAAAAGTAGAGCTTTCACAGCCAGCTGAAATTATTGGATTCAATCAAGTTCCTCAAGCTGGAGATACTATGTATGTTATTCAAAATGAACAACATGCAAAAAGAATTGTTGAAGAAGTTGCTAAAGAAAGAAAACTTTCTGAAACAAGTAAAAAAACTATTTCACTTGAATCATTATCAGAGCAATTTGATCATGAAAATCTTAAAGAACTTAACCTTGTATTAAGAGCAGATTCAAGAGGTTCTGTAGAAGCATTAAGAGAATCATTAATGAAACTTTCTACTAATGAAGTAGCTGTTAATATTATCCAAGCTGCCTCTGGAGCTATCACAGAAAGTGATGTTAAACTTGCTGAAGTTTCAAATGCTATTATAATAGGTTTCCACGTAAGACCTACTACAAAAGCTATAAAAGAAGCTGATCTCAATGGTGTAGAAATAAGAACTTCAAATATAATCTATCATATTACTGAAGATATAGAAAAAGCCTTAACTGGTATGCTTGAACCTGAATTTAAAGAAATATACCTAGGAAGAATTGAAATCAAAAAAGTATTTAAAGTTTCTAAAGTTGGAAATATAGCTGGATGTGTTGTTGTTGATGGAAAAGTTAAAAATGATTCAAACATCAGAATATTAAGAGATGGAATAGTTATGTATGAAGGAAAACTTTCTTCATTGAAAAGATATAAAGATGATGCTAAAGAAGTAGTTGCTGGACAAGAATGCGGACTTGGAGTAGAGAATTTCAATGATATCAAAGAAGGCGATATTGTTGAAGCATTTGAAATTCAAGAAATTAAAAGAACTCTGAAATAACTAGATCAATAGTTCATATAGAAAGAGAGTGATAAAAAATGAAAAGACAAAGATTGGCAGGAATAGAAAAAGAAATGGCTAGAGTTATATCTCAAGCTCTTCTTGAAGAAGTAAAAAATCCAAAAATAAAAGGTATTGTATCAGTTACAAGTGTACATGTTACTGAAGATTTAAAATTTGCAGATGTATTTTTCAGTATAATGGGTCAAGAAAATATAAATGCTGATGAAGTATTGGAAGGATTAAATCAAATCAAAGGATTTTTAAGAAAAAGAGTAGCTGAAGAAATCGAAATCAGATATATTCCAGAAATAAGAGTTAAAATAGATGACTCTATTGAACATGCAGTAAAAATATCAAAACTTTTAAATGATTTAAAAAGGTAGTGGTATAATGCATTGGGAATATAGTTCGCTACCTCAGACTCTTATTGATACTAAGGCTGCTCAATGGAAGAAGAATAGATTACTTACTACCTTACTACTCAATAGAGGCTTTGAAGATGGAAAAAAAGCAGATGAATTTATAAGCCCAAAAATTTCTGATTTTAGAGACCCTTTTAAATTTGAAAAAATGGAAAAAGTAGTAGATAAAATTTTAGAAAAAAGAGAAAAAAAGGAAAAAGTTTTTATTTATGGAGATTATGACGTTGATGGAATCACAGCAGCTGTATTTCTTGTTCTAGTCTTCAGAAACATTGGAATAGAAGTAGACTATTACATTCCTAACCGAATGGAAGAAGGCTATGGGCTGGATAAAAAAACCATTGACTTTATTAACACAGAAAATGGAAAGCTGGTTATCACTGTTGATACTGGTGTCAATTCTATAGAAGATGTAAAATATGCAGAGAGTTTAGGGATAGATGTGATAGTTACTGATCATCACAAAAGTATAAAAGAGGAGGAAGATGATCATCTCCTTCTCTTAAATCCCAAATTAAGTGATACTTATGAGTTTAAATATCTATCTGGTGCTGGAGTTGCTTTAAAAGTAGCTCAAGGTGTATATCAAAAATTAAAAATTGATATAAAAGATTTATATCAATATATGGATATAGTAATGATTGGAACTGTTGCTGATGTCGTTCCTATGACTGATGAAAATAGGATAATAATAAAACAAGGTCTTCGAGCTTTGAAAAAAACTAAAGTAAAAGGGCTTATGTATCTTTTGAAATATCTTAAATTTCAAAATAAGACTATAAATACAACTGATGTAAGTTATTTCATATCTCCTCTAATTAATTCTCTTGGAAGAATAGGTGTTTCTAAAATGGGAGCTGATTTTTTCTTAAAAGAGGATGACTTTGAAATATATAATATAATAGAGGAAATGAAAAAATCAAATAAGAAAAGAAGAGAGCTTGAAAAAAATATATATGATGAAGCCAACCAGGAAATTGCAAAAATAGGAATAAAAAATCTTAAATGTATATTTTTAAGTTCTGAAAAGTGGCATCCTGGAGTTATTGGTGTTGTATCTTCAAGATTAAGTGTTAAGTATAATATACCTGTAACACTTGTTGCCTTCAAAGATGAAATTGGAAAAGCATCTTGCAGAAGTATAAAAGGAATAAGTGTTTTCAATATATTTCAGAAAATGGGTAAAAAACTTGTCAGATTTGGTGGTCATGACCTTGCTGCTGGCTTTATAGTAAAAGCTGAAAACCTTGAAGAAGTAAAAAATATTTTTGAAGCAAGTATAGAAAATATAAAAATAGAGAAAGAAAAAAAGAGTTTGAAAATAGATGCAGAATATTCTATTGAAAACATTGATGAAGATATGTTTGAAACTATGGAAAGTATATCTCCATATGGACTTGAAAATCCACATCCTTTATTTATTGATAGAGAACTTTCTTTTGAAAATATCAAAAAATTTGGTGTAGATGAAAGACACTTTAATGGAATAATAAGAAAAAATGGAAAAAATTACCATATGGTAGCATTTGATTTAGGTCATAAAATAAATGAAATAGAAGCTAAAATTCAAAAGTTTGATATTGTTTATTATCCTGAAAAAACTCTATATAGAGGAGAAGAAATTTTCCAGATAAGGATAAAAGATATTAAAATAAAAGATGATTTTTATGAAATTTTTACTAAATAGATCAAGGAGGAAAAATGAAACACGAAATCAAAAAATTAGAAAACTCAGCAGTAGAAATTAAAATTTCTCTTACTGCTGAAGAAGTAAATCCTATCAAAAATGAGGTATTAGCAGAACTTGCAAGCAAAGCTGAAGTTCCTGGATTTAGAAAAGGAAAAGCTCCTCTAGACAAAGTTGAAGCTCAATTCAAAGATGCTTTAAAAGAGGAAGTTACTGAGAAAGTTTTACATAAATATTATGAAGAAGTGGTAAAAGCTGAAAACATCATGCCTATCAGTTATATTCATAGTTTAGTAACTAACCTTACTGATACTTTTGATCTTACTTTCAAAGTTGACATATATCCAACTGTTGAATTAGGAGAATACAAAGGATTAGAAGCTGAAAAAGAAACTTTTGAAATGAAAGAAGAAATTTTAAATAAAGAACTTGAAATTATGGTAAACAGTAAATCTAAATTAGAAGATACTGAAGCTGGACATAAAGCTGAAATGGGGGATACTGTTGATCTTGCTTTTGAAGGTTTTGTAGATGGAGTTCCTTTTGAAGGAGGAAAATCTGAGTCTCATACTTTAAAATTAGGTTCTAAAATGTTTATTGATAATTTTGAGGATCAATTAGTTGGTTATACAGCTGGTCAAGAAGGAGAAATTAATGTAACTTTCCCTGAGCAATATCATGCTGCTGATCTTGCTGGAAAACCTGCTGTTTTCAAGGTTAAAATCAACGCTATCAAAAAACTTGTTGTTCCTGAATTAAATGAAGAATTAGCTAAAGAATTAGGATTTGAATCTATTGAAGATCTTAAAGCTAAAAAAACTGAAGAAATTAAGGCTAGAGAAGAAGCTAGAATAAAAAATGAGTACATTGGTAAATTATTAGATAAAGTTGCTGCTAATTCTAAAGTAGAAGTTCCTTTCTCAATGGTAGCTACTGAAGTTAAAAATAGAATTTCTGAAATGGAAAATCAACTTTCAGCTCAAGGTATTGGAATGGATATGTACCTACAAATGACTGGAATGGATAGAGCTAAATTAGAAAACCAAATTGCACCTATGGCTGCTGGAAAAGTAAAAGTTGATCTTATACTTGAAGCTATAGCTAAAGCTGAAAACTTAGAAGTTTCTGAAGAGGAAATTACTGCTAAAATGACTGAAGTTGCTAGATACTATGGAATGGATCTTGCTAAATTAGAAGAAGAATTAAAAGCTCATAATAACTATGATAATTTTAAATATACATTAAAAGGTGAATGTATGATGCAAAAAGCAATTGATCTTTTAGTTGAAACTGCAAAATAATAATTTTAATACTATAGGAAGCAGCAAGCTGCTTCCTATAGCTTAAATAAATAATAAAATGATAGAAATTTCCATTATTTTATTATTTATTTAAGGAGGTAATATTTATGTATAGTCCAACAGTAGTAGAAAGCACAGGTAGATCAGAAAGGGCCTATGATATATATTCAAGACTTTTAAAAGACAGGATAATATTTTTAGGAACAGAAATAGATGATAATGTAGCAAATGCAATTGTTGCACAACTTCTTTTTCTTGAAGCTGAAGATCCTGACAAAGATATTATCATGTATATAAATAGTCCTGGTGGAGTAGTAACAGCAGGAATGGCTATATATGATACTATGAATTATATAAAACCTGATGTACAGACTGTTTGTATTGGTCAGGCAGCAAGCATGGGGGCTCTTCTTTTAGGTGCTGGAGCAAAAGGGAAAAGATACGCTTTAGAACATTCTAGAATAATGATACACCAACCTTTAGGTGGAGCAAGAGGTCAGGCTACTGATATAGAAATACAGGCAAAAGAAATATTAAGAATGAAAGAAATGCTGTCTCAAATATTGGCTG
This genomic window contains:
- the tig gene encoding trigger factor; this encodes MKHEIKKLENSAVEIKISLTAEEVNPIKNEVLAELASKAEVPGFRKGKAPLDKVEAQFKDALKEEVTEKVLHKYYEEVVKAENIMPISYIHSLVTNLTDTFDLTFKVDIYPTVELGEYKGLEAEKETFEMKEEILNKELEIMVNSKSKLEDTEAGHKAEMGDTVDLAFEGFVDGVPFEGGKSESHTLKLGSKMFIDNFEDQLVGYTAGQEGEINVTFPEQYHAADLAGKPAVFKVKINAIKKLVVPELNEELAKELGFESIEDLKAKKTEEIKAREEARIKNEYIGKLLDKVAANSKVEVPFSMVATEVKNRISEMENQLSAQGIGMDMYLQMTGMDRAKLENQIAPMAAGKVKVDLILEAIAKAENLEVSEEEITAKMTEVARYYGMDLAKLEEELKAHNNYDNFKYTLKGECMMQKAIDLLVETAK
- the clpP gene encoding ATP-dependent Clp protease proteolytic subunit, yielding MYSPTVVESTGRSERAYDIYSRLLKDRIIFLGTEIDDNVANAIVAQLLFLEAEDPDKDIIMYINSPGGVVTAGMAIYDTMNYIKPDVQTVCIGQAASMGALLLGAGAKGKRYALEHSRIMIHQPLGGARGQATDIEIQAKEILRMKEMLSQILADCTGKSLSEIITDTERDNYMSAEEAKNYGLIDQVFKK